The following coding sequences lie in one Colias croceus chromosome 1, ilColCroc2.1 genomic window:
- the LOC123698731 gene encoding uncharacterized protein LOC123698731, with amino-acid sequence MWYHLRIVATTTAGVTTATYYFSTLTETGERIPAPAQFPAHGPAGGAGGAGAGALALLAAAAALATALLLLAVIVYKRSTAKCFRKGYEPSSVSEEDKSVEKRDNRRNCQQVYTSSPIKSSKKEQQGKHKFTK; translated from the exons ATGTGGTACCATTTGAGGATAGTCGCAACCACCACCGCTGGCGTGACAACAGCTACATATTACTTTTCAACGCTCACAGAAACTGGTG AGCGCATCCCAGCTCCGGCGCAGTTCCCGGCGCACGGGCCGGCGGGCGGGGCGGGCGGGGCGGGTGCGGGCGCGCTGGCGCTGctcgccgccgccgccgcgctCGCCACCGCGCTGCTGCTGCTCGCTGTTATTGTGTACAAAAGGAG CACAGCGAAATGCTTTAGGAAGGGCTACGAGCCGAGCAGCGTGTCAGAAGAAGACAAGTCGGTGGAGAAGAGAGATAACAGGAGAAACTGCCAGCAGGTGTACACTTCGTCACCTATCAAGTCTAGTAAAAAGGAACAACAGGGTAAGCATAAGttcacaaaataa
- the LOC123697364 gene encoding uncharacterized protein LOC123697364 codes for MYEISPYATFSMSSGAVCNEGAGAGVGGAGVGGVGGSGTAGGSVGGATAASGTLRTFGRAEPAPLSAAPPRHHHHDPADSDEYTLSRAMTLMVRRGESDSESSGSPCAECSAAGYQPAKDVSLKAESYGAFPEESFRGVTDSSAESCASAARLPARRRPRRHAPSAHRYPQRQEQERRDFTIHV; via the exons ATGTACGAGATAAGTCCGTACGCAACGTTCAGCATGTCGAGCGGCGCCGTGTGCAACGAGGGCGCGGGTGCAGGTGTGGGGGGCGCGGGTGTGGGGGGTGTGGGGGGGAGCGGCACTGCGGGGGGCAGTGTGGGCGGGGCCACGGCGGCCAGCGGCACGCTGCGCACGTTCGGGCGCGCCGAGCCCGCGCCGCTCAGCGCCGCGCCGCCACGGCACCACCACCATGATCCAGCTGACTCAG ATGAGTACACGTTGTCGCGCGCGATGACGTTGATGGTGCGGCGTGGCGAGTCCGACTCCGAATCCAGCGGCTCGCCCTGCGCTGAGTGTAGCGCCGCTGGCTATCAGCCCGCCAAGG ATGTCAGCTTAAAAGCGGAGAGCTACGGCGCGTTCCCGGAGGAGTCGTTCCGCGGCGTGACGGACTCGAGCGCGGAGTCGTGCGCGTCCGCCGCGCGCCTCCCCGCGCGCCGCCGCCCGCGCCGACACGCGCCCAGCGCACACAG ATACCCGCAGCGTCAGGAACAGGAGAGGCGAGATTTTACGATACACGTTTGA